One genomic window of Candidatus Melainabacteria bacterium includes the following:
- a CDS encoding sulfurtransferase TusA family protein, with the protein MKDKCECPLLNSCVIEKCFPINFVLDLRGVECPLNFVKTKIQLDKMQTNQILEVLLDPGEAIESVPPSVIEEGHKVLSQELFENYYKVLIQKN; encoded by the coding sequence ATGAAAGATAAATGTGAGTGCCCGCTGCTTAATTCTTGTGTTATAGAAAAATGTTTCCCAATTAATTTTGTTTTAGATTTACGTGGGGTAGAATGTCCTTTAAATTTTGTAAAAACAAAAATCCAGTTAGATAAAATGCAAACTAATCAAATCTTGGAAGTCTTGCTTGATCCAGGTGAAGCCATTGAAAGTGTTCCACCAAGTGTAATTGAAGAAGGGCATAAAGTACTGTCTCAAGAACTATTTGAAAATTATTATAAAGTTTTAATTCAAAAAAATTAG